In one Rutidosis leptorrhynchoides isolate AG116_Rl617_1_P2 chromosome 8, CSIRO_AGI_Rlap_v1, whole genome shotgun sequence genomic region, the following are encoded:
- the LOC139863151 gene encoding probable serine/threonine protein kinase IRE has protein sequence MSLPEPSSDIEQSSNNTIDDRHGTSNRNPQRSRSLVKSKNIPPVPILRSHTTSELREDNNNLHEYKDGCDRQNATVAHTLDASLSCSRSRSRGKLPTSEQSTKSDTGKKVSWGQSTSLRVQLPSKEMQSPRFKAIMRVTSGRKKKIPNIKSYSHELNSKGVRPLPMWKPHAHGHVEEIMIMLKGKFEKLKEEVNSDLGIFAGDLVGIIEDTAESHPEWKEMLENLLIMASKCAKMTSNEFWSKCESIVQTLDDRRQDLPIGILKQMHTRLLFILTRCTRVVQFHNECGHEDSHHILGLHQLSDIGAYTETATEFTYPNLSSSTAVNDAKGTKADKADQETSEGVLSFIGRRMASCKELPSPLKKSLKDNNALDTPSKDLTDRLEIKDDQNIKTPSRLSEVTFGVSGDTHHRIYESSLICRICEVEIPTVHVEQHSRICTIADRCDLKGLSVNERLERVAETLESITDSWTPNGADVAVGTLESGRTSSSSTSEDMYKLSHKYRETDDLYSSPVTCKTPGTPVPVGPKAISVGTVTPRSPLITPRVNQIDIFMSGRKTISDHEDSQQIHRLSAIARSVADINTNDYSALDLMLDRLKDLKYAIQDRKVDALVVETFGRRIEKLLQEKYVNLCGLIEDEKVESLNNITYEDSPIGPDTAHNIHASPASSYSKDRTSIEDFEIIKPISRGAFGRVFLARKRATGDLFAIKVLKKADMIRKNAVQSILAERDILISARNPFVVRFFYSFTCRENLYLVMEYLNGGDLFSLLRNLGCLEEDMARVYIAELVLALEYLHSLNVIHRDLKPDNLLLGPDGHIKLTDFGLSKVGLINNTEDLSGSTTVRTAIFQDNEVKTESTSSVNKEEPQKLSVVGTPDYLAPEILLGMGHGATADWWSVGVILFELLVGIPPFNAESPQHIFANIMNRDIPWPQIPEEMSLEAYDLIEKLLSDNPLQRLGAIGAGEVKKHHFFRNINWDTLARQKAAFIPSAEVLDTSYFMSRYIWNPEDEHIGGGSDFDDMSEEGTTSSDDDTSHSDIGNEQGDECSNLADFSAPSHNVTYSFSNFSFKNLSQLASINYDLLIKSAQEADDDSNPDTPCQSQI, from the exons ATGTCACTTCCAGAACCTTCATCAGATATTGAACAAAGCTCGAACAATACCATTGATGATCGCCACGGTACCTCTAATCGTAATCCTCAACGATCACGATCACTCGTCAAATCGAAAAACATTCCGCCAGTTCCAATTCTTCGAAGCCACACCACATCTGAATTGAGAGAAGATAACAACAATCTACACGAATATAAGGATGGATGTGATCGACAAAATGCTACTGTAGCTCATACACTCGACGCTTCCTTAAGTTGCAGTCGCAGTCGCAGTCGCGGTAAACTACCGACATCGGAACAATCTACAAAATCCGATACAG GTAAAAAGGTATCATGGGGCCAATCTACATCGTTACGAGTACAACTACCATCCAAAGAAATGCAGTCTCCTAGGTTTAAGGCCATAATGCGTGTTACTAGTGGTCGTAAAAAGAAAATTCCTAATATAAAGAGCTACTCTCATGAACTCAATTCCAAAGGCGTGCGGCCTCTGCCAATGTGGAAACCTCATGCACATGGACATGTAGAG GAGATCATGATAATGCTCAAGGGGAAGTTTGAAAAGTTGAAGGAAGAAGTCAACTCTGACTTGGGTATATTTGCTGGAGATTTGGTTGGGATAATTGAAGACACTGCGGAATCTCATCCGGAATGGAAAGAGATGTTGGAGAACTTGCTAATTATGGCAAGTAAGTGTGCGAAAATGACATCCAATGAATTTTGGTCCAAGTGTGAAAGCATTGTTCAAACTCTCGATGATCGACGCCAGGATTTACCTATTGGTATTCTCAAACAAATGCATACACGTCTCTTATTTATACTTACTCGGTGCACTCGAGTTGTGCAGTTTCACAATGAATGTGGTCATGAAGATAGTCACCACATTTTGGGTCTTCATCAGCTTAGTGATATTGGTGCCTATACTGAAACTGCTACAGAGTTTACATACCCAAACTTGAGTAGCTCAACCGCAGTTAATGATGCGAAAGGCACAAAGGCAGATAAAGCTGATCAGGAAACATCAGAAGGTGTTCTTTCATTTATTGGTAGAAGGATGGCATCTTGTAAAGAGCTTCCATCTCCATTAAAAAAAAGCTTAAAAGACAATAATGCCCTTGACACTCCATCAAAGGATTTAACTGACCGTTTGGAAATTAAAGATGATCAGAATATTAAGACACCCTCAAGATTAAGTGAAGTTACGTTTGGAGTTTCAGGCGATACACATCATAGGATTTATGAAAGTTCATTAATATGTCGTATATGTGAAGTTGAAATACCCACTGTACATGTAGAACAACACTCTAGAATATGTACTATTGCTGATAGATGTGACCTAAAAGGTCTGAGTGTCAATGAAAGACTTGAACGAGTTGCAGAAACTCTTGAAAGTATCACTGATTCGTGGACACCTAATGGTGCTGACGTGGCAGTTGGAACTCTTGAAAGTGGGAGAACCTCTTCATCAAGTACATCTGAAGATATGTACAAATTATCACATAAGTATCGTGAAACCGATGACTTATACAGTTCACCTGTGACTTGCAAAACACCTGGGACCCCTGTCCCTGTTGGTCCAAAAGCCATATCGGTTGGAACTGTTACTCCTAGATCACCTCTAATAACACCAAGAGTGAACCAGATTGATATATTCATGAGCGGAAGGAAAACCATATCAGACCATGAAGACTCACAGCAA ATACACAGGCTATCGGCAATAGCTCGATCTGTGGCTGACATAAACACTAATGACTACAGTGCATTAGATTTGATGCTTGATCGTTTGAAAGATCTCAAATACGCTATTCAGGACAGAAAGGTGGACGCTCTTGTAGTTGAAACATTTGGGAGACGTATTGAAAAGTTACTACA GGAGAAATATGTAAATCTTTGTGGGCTTATAGAGGATGAAAAAGTGGAATCATTAAATAACATCACTTATGAAGATAGTCCAATAGGACCGGACACAGCTCATAATATACATGCTAGCCCTGCAAGTTCATACTCTAAGGATCGCACGTCAATTGAGGATTTTGAAATAATTAAACCAATTAGCAGAGGTGCATTTGGACGTGTCTTTTTGGCTAGGAAAAGGGCAACGGGTGACTTATTTGCTATAAAG GTTTTAAAAAAGGCTGATATGATTCGTAAAAATGCAGTTCAAAGCATTTTGGCCGAGCGTGATATACTGATATCAGCTCGCAATCCTTTTGTG GTACGATTTTTCTACTCTTTCACGTGTAGAGAAAATCTTTATTTGGTGATGGAGTATTTAAACGGTGGAGATCTTTTCTCTTTGTTGAGAAATCTCGGTTGCTTAGAAGAAGACATGGCACGTGTATATATTGCAGAACTT GTTCTTGCTTTGGAGTATTTGCATTCTTTAAATGTCATTCACAGAGACTTGAAGCCAGACAACTTATTACTTGGTCCAGATGGCCACATCAAG CTGACAGATTTTGGGCTATCCAAGGTTGGTCTCATAAACAACACGGAGGACTTATCAGGGTCAACAACCGTCAGGACAGCCATTTTTCAGGACAATGAAGTCAAAACAGAGTCAACGTCATCAGTCAACAAAGAAGAGCCACAAAAGCTTTCGGTTGTAGGCACCCCTGACTATTTGGCACCCGAAATTCTTCTTGGCATGGGACACg GCGCAACAGCTGATTGGTGGTCTGTTGGTGTAATACTTTTTGAGCTTCTTGTAGGTATTCCGCCATTTAACGCTGAATCTCCACAG CACATTTTTGCGAATATTATGAATAGAGACATACCCTGGCCTCAAATACCTGAGGAAATGAGCTTGGAAGCATATGATCTGATTGAAAA ATTGCTAAGTGATAATCCACTTCAACGCTTAGGCGCAATAGGAGCTGGAGAG GTGAAGAAGCACCATTTTTTTAGGAATATTAACTGGGACACACTTGCAAGGCAGAAG GCAGCGTTTATACCATCTGCTGAGGTACTTGATACCAGTTATTTTATGAGCCGATATATTTGGAATCCAGAAGATGAACATATCGGTGGAGGTAGCGATTTTGATGATATGTCAGAAGAAGGCACCACTTCTAGTGATGACGACACTTCACATAGTGACATTGGGAACGAACAG GGTGATGAATGTAGTAACTTGGCAGATTTCAGTGCTCCATCTCATAATGTTACTTATTCCTTCAGTAATTTCTCATTTAAG AATTTGTCTCAGTTGGCTTCCATTAACTACGATTTGCTTATAAAGAGTGCTCAAGAAGCTGATGATGATTCAAACCCAGACACTCCATGCCAATCACAAATCTAA